In the Gossypium raimondii isolate GPD5lz chromosome 9, ASM2569854v1, whole genome shotgun sequence genome, one interval contains:
- the LOC105799322 gene encoding transcription factor GAMYB, with product MRKGQSDFSLVEEAGRRGNMRESCHLKKGPWTSAEDAILVDYVKKHGEGNWNAVQKHSGLSRCGKSCRLRWANHLRPDLKKGMFTPEEERRIVELHAKLGNKWARMAAELPGRTDNEIKNFWNTRIKRLQRAGLPIYPPDVCLQVNLSQEESHNVASMPNQDSFGSNLVQSDAFGIPHVEFENLELNQQFLSYSPELLNIPPKTIGLSHGYGHVFPMACPPKHVQESVSNYMSLPNQMTDFACKENFDEPYKSSSPYDSDFSTNDQSSFGIHPGSDALLNSNFSPSEPLSGPMNLELPSYQYSDNQQDSWVNSSVPLALVESVDTLIQSPPMKRAKSECFALQNSGLLEAVLYESKKLNSSKDDSRQQSSNLMLDDVADFHLKDCELEFEAHCDPNSPSALSAASVLSEHTPVCGSSLDDESQFVESILGGNGKNETPNQMAISGLDDFLGRGQFGHDNGCVNDKPIVTDVIAALLGEDACCGY from the exons ATGCGGAAAGGTCAGTCTGATTTTTCATTAGTTGAAGAAGCTGGTAGGAGAGGCAACATGAGAGAAAGCTGTCATTTGAAGAAAGGGCCTTGGACTTCAGCAGAAGATGCGATTTTGGTGGACTATGTAAAGAAGCATGGTGAGGGAAATTGGAATGCTGTCCAGAAACACTCTGGACTTTCACGATGTGGGAAAAGCTGTCGCCTGCGTTGGGCAAACCACCTAAGGCCGGATTTGAAGAAGGGCATGTTTACTCCAGAGGAAGAGCGTCGTATAGTTGAGCTACATGCTAAGTTGGGAAACAAATGGGCACGAATGGCTGCTGAG TTGCCTGGACGAACTGATAATGAGATAAAGAACTTCTGGAATACAAGAATTAAGAGACTGCAACGTGCTGGCTTGCCAATTTACCCTCCTGATGTGTGCTTGCAAGTAAATTTAAGTCAAGAAGAGAGTCATAACGTGGCTTCAATGCCAAATCAGGACTCCTTTGGTTCCAATCTCGTGCAGTCAGATGCTTTTGGGATTCCACATGTGGAATTTGAGAATTTAGAGCTTAACCAACAATTTTTGTCTTATTCACCCGAACTTCTCAACATTCCTCCAAAAACTATTGGTTTGTCCCATGGTTATGGCCATGTGTTCCCAATGGCATGCCCTCCGAAGCATGTTCAGGAAAGTGTCAGCAACTATATGTCATTGCCCAACCAAATGACTGATTTTGCTTGCAAGGAAAATTTTGATGAGCCCTACAAGTCATCTTCTCCATATGATTCTGATTTCAGTACCAATGACCAATCATCATTTGGTATACATCCTGGCAGTGATGCCCTTCTAAATAGTAATTTCTCTCCTTCTGAGCCCTTGTCCGGGCCTATGAACTTGGAGCTCCCTTCATACCAATATTCAGATAATCAACAAGATAGCTGGGTCAATTCTTCAGTCCCACTAGCTTTGGTTGAGTCTGTTGATACTCTGATCCAGTCCCCTCCAATGAAGCGGGCTAAGTCAGAATGTTTTGCACTACAAAACAGTGGTCTCCTTGAAGCTGTACTTTACGAGTCAAAGAAGCTTAATAGCTCAAAGGATGATTCTCGTCAGCAGTCTTCTAATTTGATGCTTGACGATGTTGCTGATTTTCACCTGAAGGATTGTGAATTAGAATTTGAAGCACACTGCGACCCGAATTCTCCTTCTGCTCTTTCTGCTGCATCCGTTCTTAGTGAGCACACTCCTGTTTGTGGAAGCTCATTGGATGATGAATCACAGTTTGTTGAGAGCATTCTGG GAGGCAACGGCAAGAATGAAACTCCGAATCAGATGGCTATTTCTGGACTAGATGATTTTCTGGGACGTGGTCAGTTTGGTCATGACAATGGGTGCGTGAACGATAAACCCATTGTAACAGATGTTATAGCGGCTCTTCTCGGTGAAGATGCTTGCTGTGGCTACTAG